The proteins below come from a single Corynebacterium glyciniphilum AJ 3170 genomic window:
- the ppk2 gene encoding polyphosphate kinase 2 has protein sequence MTSQNAPGPTVPAENPTGTRPPKLDKKAYEKELKKLQADLVDMQQWVRETGARVVVIMEGRDAAGKGSAIKRITQYLNPRFCRVEALPAPTSREQGQWYFQRYVEKLPTAGEIVIFDRSWYNRAGVERVMGFCTASEYRRFLHQAPIFERLLVEDGIMLRKYWFSVSDEEQVSRFTSRREDPLRQWKLSPMDLQSITRWEDYSRAKDEMFAHTDTPAAPWYTVESEDKKRSRINVINHILSSVPWEKVEHTPPRIPERPEVASDYERPPRTEFRYVPDLASSLEQGKHQKKKKRKKQ, from the coding sequence ATGACGTCACAGAACGCTCCGGGACCGACTGTCCCCGCCGAGAATCCGACGGGGACTCGTCCGCCGAAGTTGGACAAGAAAGCCTATGAGAAGGAGCTCAAGAAGCTCCAGGCCGACCTGGTGGACATGCAGCAGTGGGTCCGGGAGACCGGAGCCCGCGTGGTGGTCATCATGGAGGGGCGCGACGCGGCCGGCAAAGGCTCAGCGATCAAGCGGATCACCCAGTATCTGAATCCGCGATTCTGTCGGGTGGAGGCACTGCCGGCGCCGACGTCACGGGAGCAGGGGCAGTGGTACTTCCAGCGGTATGTCGAGAAGCTACCCACCGCCGGGGAGATCGTGATCTTCGACCGTTCCTGGTACAACCGTGCCGGGGTCGAGCGGGTCATGGGGTTCTGTACTGCCTCGGAGTACCGCCGGTTCCTGCACCAGGCTCCCATCTTCGAGCGACTGCTCGTCGAGGACGGCATCATGCTGCGCAAGTACTGGTTCTCCGTCTCCGATGAGGAGCAGGTGAGCCGGTTCACCTCGCGTCGCGAGGATCCGCTGCGGCAGTGGAAGCTGTCACCGATGGACCTGCAGTCGATCACCCGGTGGGAGGACTATTCGCGGGCGAAGGACGAGATGTTCGCTCACACCGATACCCCTGCCGCACCGTGGTACACAGTCGAGAGCGAGGACAAGAAACGCTCCCGGATCAACGTGATCAACCACATCCTCTCCTCGGTGCCATGGGAGAAGGTAGAGCACACGCCTCCGCGTATTCCGGAGCGTCCGGAGGTGGCTTCAGACTATGAACGTCCTCCGCGGACGGAGTTCCGCTACGTTCCTGATCTGGCCTCCAGTCTGGAGCAGGGAAAGCACCAGAAGAAAAAGAAGCGGAAGAAACAGTAG
- a CDS encoding putative quinol monooxygenase, whose protein sequence is MILINVRFRPLPEYVENFREVVADFTEATRAEGGNLWFDWFRGTDDPSEYFLVEAFEDGADGAHVNSDHFQAACKLFPTVLSETPQIINTSIPGKSEWDRMAEFSVE, encoded by the coding sequence ATGATTTTGATCAACGTGCGATTCCGCCCGCTTCCTGAGTATGTCGAGAACTTCCGTGAGGTCGTCGCGGACTTCACCGAGGCCACGCGGGCCGAGGGAGGAAACCTCTGGTTCGACTGGTTCCGCGGCACCGATGACCCCTCCGAGTACTTCCTTGTCGAAGCCTTCGAAGACGGCGCGGATGGCGCTCACGTCAACAGCGACCATTTCCAGGCCGCGTGCAAGCTGTTCCCGACGGTGCTGTCGGAGACCCCGCAGATCATAAACACCTCTATCCCGGGTAAAAGCGAGTGGGACCGGATGGCAGAGTTCTCCGTCGAGTAG
- a CDS encoding alpha/beta hydrolase: MIVRQDHSRTSTADSEKPDHTGFLRRLMEPSPWGLVVGALMFALSLTPSLLTRDWLFQGVAAGLSAATGHFIGVLLQWVWVLWIRDLVEPLVTVLTRGRSVPARWQLRLRIALIVVIVIALLVWILFAVRWQQEIADIMGDQAYSAGEFLKVLPVGLLLWVGIYVVGKVVVRGTVLLARAVPGQHTRYGLKLLLSWCVVGLVTVFVADQVLPGTILRVSERIFSVRDEEIREDLVRPHVSERSGGPGSLNEWEDLGAYGTRFTALGLYKDELEQLTGRDAEEPIRVYAGLHNGDTDRERALNVVEELERTNAQDRQALMIAPTTGTGWVNPTAAQAFELMFDGDTAIAADQYSYLPSAIQFITDRNRVREAGKELISTVADWWNRLPEDNRPKLYVYGESLGTTAGEGGFSGIRDIASTVDGVLWLGPPNSNELWRDFVSRRDPGTREVDPEYSGGMMVRFAENSEQIQKWIDDPEDGGTSWGGSRVLYVQHPSDPVVWWSPNLLFREPDWLKEAPGFDRSPTMRWMPIVTFWQVTLDLPRAGNVPNGHGHNYGTSVLDGLVAVAGEDRFSVADVEKLRGELDEAMENQGPEKEVGVDNG, from the coding sequence GTGATCGTCCGACAGGACCACAGCAGGACAAGCACCGCCGACTCGGAGAAGCCGGACCACACCGGATTCCTCCGGCGACTCATGGAACCCAGCCCCTGGGGGCTCGTCGTGGGCGCGTTGATGTTCGCGCTGTCGCTGACGCCCTCGCTGCTCACCCGTGACTGGTTGTTCCAGGGAGTGGCGGCGGGGCTGTCCGCGGCAACCGGTCATTTCATCGGGGTCCTGTTGCAGTGGGTGTGGGTGCTGTGGATCCGTGACCTGGTGGAGCCGTTGGTCACGGTGCTCACCCGCGGACGGTCGGTGCCGGCACGCTGGCAGCTGCGTCTGCGGATCGCCCTGATTGTCGTGATTGTCATTGCCCTACTGGTATGGATTCTCTTCGCGGTGCGCTGGCAGCAGGAGATCGCGGACATCATGGGGGACCAGGCGTACTCTGCCGGTGAGTTCCTGAAGGTCCTGCCTGTCGGCCTGTTGCTGTGGGTCGGTATCTACGTGGTGGGCAAGGTGGTGGTCCGCGGCACGGTGTTGCTGGCGCGAGCTGTGCCGGGGCAGCACACCCGCTACGGCCTGAAACTGCTCCTGTCGTGGTGCGTCGTCGGACTGGTGACCGTCTTCGTGGCGGACCAGGTGCTCCCCGGCACGATCCTCCGGGTCAGCGAAAGGATCTTCTCGGTCCGCGACGAGGAGATCCGTGAGGATCTTGTCCGCCCGCACGTCAGCGAACGGAGCGGCGGTCCCGGATCGTTGAATGAGTGGGAGGACCTGGGAGCCTACGGCACCCGGTTCACTGCGCTCGGTCTGTACAAGGATGAGCTGGAGCAGCTCACCGGTCGCGATGCGGAGGAGCCCATCCGTGTCTACGCCGGGCTGCACAACGGCGACACTGACCGGGAGCGTGCCCTCAATGTCGTTGAGGAGCTCGAACGTACGAACGCCCAGGACCGGCAGGCATTGATGATTGCCCCGACGACCGGCACGGGGTGGGTGAACCCGACGGCCGCGCAGGCGTTTGAGCTCATGTTCGACGGTGACACGGCTATCGCAGCCGACCAGTACTCCTACCTTCCCAGTGCGATCCAGTTCATCACGGACCGCAACCGGGTGCGCGAAGCGGGCAAGGAGCTGATTTCCACCGTGGCCGACTGGTGGAACAGGCTGCCCGAAGACAACCGACCGAAGCTCTACGTCTACGGGGAGTCTCTGGGTACCACCGCCGGTGAAGGCGGTTTCTCGGGTATCCGTGACATTGCTTCGACGGTGGATGGCGTTCTGTGGCTCGGTCCGCCAAACAGTAACGAACTGTGGCGCGATTTCGTGTCGCGCCGGGATCCCGGCACCCGGGAGGTCGACCCGGAGTATTCCGGCGGCATGATGGTGCGTTTCGCCGAGAACTCCGAGCAGATCCAGAAATGGATCGATGACCCTGAGGACGGTGGGACCTCCTGGGGCGGCAGCCGTGTGCTCTACGTCCAGCATCCGTCGGATCCCGTGGTGTGGTGGTCGCCGAACCTTCTGTTCCGTGAGCCCGACTGGTTGAAGGAGGCACCGGGCTTCGACCGATCACCGACGATGCGGTGGATGCCGATCGTCACCTTCTGGCAGGTAACCCTCGACCTTCCCCGCGCAGGTAACGTCCCGAACGGGCACGGCCACAACTACGGGACGTCGGTGTTGGACGGTCTGGTCGCGGTGGCGGGGGAGGACCGGTTCTCGGTGGCGGACGTCGAGAAACTGCGCGGTGAGTTGGATGAGGCGATGGAGAACCAGGGGCCGGAGAAGGAAGTCGGCGTCGACAACGGGTGA
- a CDS encoding type I restriction enzyme HsdR N-terminal domain-containing protein, translated as MSIDQAISALATKVHELKPIIETEEATKTAFIIPFISNVLGYDVTDPREVIPEYTADIGKKKGEKVDFAIKSGDDFRFLIECKKIGEPLDLNHATQLVRYFNVTDTEFAILTNGEVYQFYAQLDAVNRMDEKPFMTLDLSSVDARIFPHLEMCTKTQFDSETIAASAEELKYVSELRKSIAAELKEPSTEWVKLLAARVTSRRMTAANLDLFTRLAATAASQYLRDETNRRLRSAQDLEEPTTAVATPADSAEEKVSEVTASEDGVVTTEEERQAHSIIRAICCSDVPATDITMRDAKTYCAILFQDNNRKPIARLLFDRKVPRIVLFDENKNETPHDLDSVEGIYSHAEHLRSRVRSLVAG; from the coding sequence ATGAGCATCGACCAGGCAATCAGCGCACTCGCAACCAAAGTCCATGAACTCAAACCCATCATCGAGACCGAAGAAGCCACCAAGACAGCGTTCATCATCCCCTTCATCAGCAACGTCCTCGGCTATGACGTCACGGACCCCCGTGAAGTGATCCCCGAGTACACCGCAGACATCGGAAAGAAGAAGGGTGAGAAGGTCGACTTCGCCATCAAGTCCGGTGACGACTTCCGGTTCCTCATCGAATGCAAGAAGATCGGTGAGCCCCTCGACCTCAATCACGCTACCCAGCTCGTCCGGTACTTCAACGTCACCGACACCGAGTTCGCGATTCTCACGAACGGCGAGGTCTACCAGTTCTACGCTCAGCTCGACGCCGTCAACCGTATGGACGAAAAGCCGTTCATGACCCTCGACCTCTCCTCCGTCGACGCTCGAATCTTCCCGCACCTCGAGATGTGCACGAAAACCCAGTTCGACTCTGAAACGATCGCAGCAAGCGCAGAGGAGTTGAAGTATGTCTCCGAGCTGAGGAAGAGCATCGCAGCGGAGCTCAAGGAACCATCCACGGAATGGGTCAAGTTGCTGGCCGCCCGAGTCACCTCCCGCCGAATGACCGCGGCAAACCTCGACCTATTCACCCGCCTCGCTGCGACTGCTGCTAGCCAGTACCTGCGGGACGAAACGAACCGTCGTCTCCGCTCCGCCCAGGACCTTGAGGAACCCACCACAGCGGTCGCAACCCCCGCCGATAGTGCCGAAGAGAAGGTCTCCGAAGTGACAGCCTCAGAAGACGGCGTGGTGACCACCGAAGAAGAACGGCAAGCCCACAGCATCATCCGCGCAATCTGCTGTTCCGACGTCCCCGCCACCGACATCACGATGCGAGACGCGAAGACCTACTGTGCGATCTTGTTTCAGGACAACAACCGCAAGCCGATTGCACGCCTACTGTTCGACCGCAAAGTCCCCCGGATCGTCCTGTTCGATGAGAACAAGAATGAAACTCCGCACGACCTGGACTCCGTCGAGGGCATCTACAGTCATGCCGAACACCTGCGTTCTCGCGTCAGGTCGCTAGTAGCCGGATAA